The Salvelinus alpinus chromosome 21, SLU_Salpinus.1, whole genome shotgun sequence genome has a segment encoding these proteins:
- the LOC139548232 gene encoding protein FAM131A-like yields the protein MVLTALTQFSCKVNVEDTVEMLPKSKRALTIQEIAALARSSLHGISQAMKDHVTRPTGMAQGRVAHLIEWKGWCKPTDTPTALESDFNNYSDLTEGEQEARFAAGVAEQFAIAEAKLRAWSSVDGDDSNDDSYDEDFIPANEPTTQSTEVPPYLRDLLHSQVCQHLGLRGPCCEGAGRGDRPSPTSTDTICSSLCSLDEQHPLLRDLTHHCGINYGNAAELAAKILSALQGGEELLLARLQRVGQGVRGGGDFNSLGGGRGRPGGEESPCYSVTYSETYLSPGEDDDTPCKDYEGTVCQGEGDGEVYPPDYATHRKVSDVASSGVVSLDEDEEEEEEEKEEEEREREQGNQCH from the exons ATGGTTTTGACTGCATTGACCCAGTTTAGCTGCAAG GTAAATGTTGAAGACACCGTTGAAATGTTACCAAAATCGAAAAGAGCACTTACCATTCAAGAGATTGCGGCGTTAGCCAGATCTTCATTACATG GCATCTCCCAGGCGATGAAGGACCATGTGACGAGGCCCACAGGCATGGCCCAGGGCAGGGTGGCCCACCTGATAGAGTGGAAGGGCTGGTGTAagcccactgacaccccaacaGCTCTGGAGTCTGACTTCAACAACTACTCTGACCTCACTGAGGGAGAACAGGAGGCCCGCTTCGCTGCAG GTGTGGCGGAGCAGTTTGCCATAGCGGAGGCAAAGCTGAGAGCCTGGTCGTCTGTGGATGGAGATGACTCTAATGACGACTCATATGATGAGGACTTCATTCCCGCCAACGAGCCCACAACACAAAGCAcgg AGGTGCCCCCCTACCTGAGGGACCTTCTTCACAGTCAGGTGTGTCAGCACCTGGGTCTGCGGGGGCCATGCTGCGAGGGAGCAGGTAGAGGAGACAGGCCCTCGCCCACTTCCACAGACACCATCTGCTCCAGCCTCTGCAGCCTGGACGAGCAACACCCCTTACTGCGAGATCTCACCCATCACTGCGGCATCAACTACGGTAACGCCGCCGAGCTGGCTGCCAAGATCCTCTCGGCCCTGCAAGGGGGAGAGGAGCTGCTGTTGGCCCGCCTCCAGAGGGTGGGGCAGGGGGTTAGAGGGGGAGGGGACTTCAACAGCCTGGGGGGTGGGAGGGGCCGGCCGGGGGGGGAGGAGTCGCCCTGCTACTCTGTGACCTACTCCGAGACCTACCTGTCACCCGGGGAGGACGACGATACGCCCTGCAAAGACTACGAGGGCACCGTGTgccagggagaaggagatggtgaGGTGTACCCACCTGACTATGCCACCCACAGGAAGGTCTCAGACGTAGCCTCCTCTGGGGTGGTGTCTCTGgacgaggatgaagaggaggaagaggaggaaaaggaggaggaggagagggagagagagcaaggaaaCCAATGTCATTGA
- the alp3 gene encoding alkaline phosphatase, tissue-nonspecific isozyme: protein MCVSGPVEEENPEFWRAQGAKALQAALNRKLNTNVAKNIMLFLGDGMGITTITAARILKGQMHNQSGEETVMTMDTFPHAGLLKTYSVDFQIPDSSSTATAYLCGVKTNLNTVGVNAAARNGICKTQKGNEVTSILKWAKDAGKSVGIVTTTRVQHATPATTYAHSASRKWYSDADMPASAKKEGCTDIASQLLNNTDIDVIIGGGRKYMTPKGTWDPEYPRDLASSGKRQDGRHLISDWQKMKVGKVARYVWNRTDFDAVDPDTTDYLMALFEPGDLRFDVERDPTMDPSIAETTEKAIRILSKNPKGFFLLVEGGRIDQGHHASRASMALHETVAFDNAVAKGLELTNEEETLTLVTADHSHAFTFNGYPFRGQSILGKSPLYGKDMLPYTTLMYGNGPGYKVVDNKRPDIGKVDTQSKDYVQLSAVPLDTETHGGEDVAVLARGPMAHLFHGVQEQSYLAHAMAYAGCVGRDLRHCESRPQHTNTKRILVTTTDDDRNSAPSQVSSIFLVTALLAAVLH, encoded by the exons ATGTGTGTCTCTGGCCCAGTTGAGGAGGAGAACCCAGAGTTCTGGAGAGCCCAGGGTGCCAAGGCTTTGCAAGCGGCGCTGAACAGGAAGTTGAACACCAATGTGGCCAAAAACATCATGCTCTTCCTGGGTGACG GTATGGGCATTACCACTATCACAGCAGCTCGAATCCTCAAGGGCCAGATGCACAACCAGTCTGGAGAGGAGACAGTGATGACCATGGATACTTTCCCCCATGCGGGCCTCCTCAAg aCATACAGTGTTGACTTCCAGATCCCTGACAGTTCCTCCACAGCCACAGCCTACCTGTGTGGTGTTAAGACTAACCTGAACACGGTCGGGGTGAACGCTGCCGCACGCAACGGAATCTGCAAGACCCAGAAGGGCAACGAGGTCACCTCTATTCTCAAGTGGGCCAAAGATGCTG GTAAATCCGTTGGCATCGTCACAACAACGCGGGTCCAGCATGCAACTCCTGCCACAACATATGCCCACAGTGCCAGCAGGAAGTGGTACAGCGATGCAGACATGCCCGCCTCTGCTAAGAAAGAAGGATGCACAGACATTGCCTCTCAGCTCCTAAACAACACTGACATTGAT GTGATCATCGGCGGGGGGAGGAAGTACATGACCCCTAAGGGCACCTGGGACCCAGAGTACCCTCGAGACCTGGCCTCCAGTGGCAAGAGACAGGACGGACGCCACCTCATCTCTGACTGGCAGAAGATGAAAGtcggaaag GTGGCTCGTTATGTGTGGAACAGGACTGACTTTGACGCTGTGGACCCTGACACCACTGACTACCTTATGG CCCTGTTTGAGCCTGGAGACCTGCGCTTCGACGTGGAGAGAGACCCCACCATGGACCCTTCCATCGCTGAGACCACAGAAAAGGCCATCCGCATCCTCAGCAAAAACCCCAAGGGATTCTTCCTCCTGGTAGAAG gtggACGTATCGACCAGGGCCACCATGCCAGCAGAGCCTCCATGGCGTTGCACGAGACGGTTGCCTTTGACAATGCTGTCGCCAAGGGCCTGGAGCTGACCAATGAGGAGGAGACTCTCACCCTGGTGACAGCTGACCACTCCCACGCCTTCACCTTCAATGGATACCCCTTTAGAGGGCAAAGCATTCTGG GGAAATCTCCTCTGTATGGGAAGGATATGCTACCTTACACAACCCTGATGTACGGAAACGGCCCTGGATACAAAGTCGTAGACAACAAGCGCCCTGACATCGGTAAAGTGGATACAC AGTCGAAGGACTACGTGCAGCTGTCTGCGGTGCCCCTGGACACTGAGACCCATGGTGGGGAAGATGTGGCAGTGCTAGCCCGCGGCCCCATGGCACACCTCTTCCACGGGGTCCAGGAGCAGAGTTACCTGGCCCACGCCATGGCCTACGCTGGCTGTGTGGGACGGGACCTCAGGCACTGTGAAAGTAGACCTCAACACACCAATACCAAGAGGATCCTCGTCACTACTACTGATGATGATAGGAACAGTGCACCATCCCAGGTATCCTCCATCTTTCTGGTTACTGCCCTACTGGCTGCAGTGCTGCACTGA